The following nucleotide sequence is from Scyliorhinus torazame isolate Kashiwa2021f chromosome 4, sScyTor2.1, whole genome shotgun sequence.
gtgccgcactgtcagagggtcagtactgagggagtgccgcactgtcagaggatcagtactgagggagtgccgcacagtcagagggtcagtactgagggagtgctgcactgtcagagggtcagtacagagggagtgccgcactgtcagtgggtgagttctgagggagtgctgcactgtcagagggtcagtactgagggagtgctgcactgtcagacggtcagtactgagggagtgccgcactgtcagagggtcagttctgagggagtgctgcactgtcagaggatcagaactgaggaagtgctgcactgtcagagggtcagtacagagggagtgccgcactgtcagtgggtgagttctgagggagtgctgcactgtcagagggtcagtactgagggagtgctgcactgtcagagggtcagttctgagggagtgccgcactgccagagggtcagtactgagggagtgccgctctgtcagagggtcagtactgagggagtgccgcactgtcagagggtcagtactgagggagcgccgcactgtcagagggtcagtactgagggagtgccgcactgccagagggtcagtactgagggagtgccgctctgtcagagggtcagtacagagggagagccgcactgtcagagggtcagtactgagggagtgccgcactgtcagagggtcagtactgagggagtgccgcactgtcagagggtcagtattgagggagtgctgcactgtcagagggtcagtactgagggagcgctgcgctgtcagagggtcagtactgagtgagtgctgcactgtcagagggtcagtactgagggagtgccgcactgtcggagggtcagtactgagggagtgccgcactgtcagagggtcagtactgagggagtgctgcactgtcagagggtcagtactgagggcgtgccgcactgtcagagggtctgtactgagggagtgccgcactgtcagagggtcagtactgagggagtgccgcactgtcagagtgtcagttctgagggagtgctgcactgtcagagggtcagtactgagggagtgctgcactgtcagagagtcagtactgagggagtgccgcactgtcagagggtcagtactgagggagtgccgcactgtcagagggtcagtactgagggagtgctgcactgtcagacggtcagtactgagggtgtgctgcactgtcagagggtcagtactgagggagttccgcactgtcagtgggtcagttctgagggagtgccgcactgccagagggtcagtactgagggagtgccgctctgtcagagggtcagtactgagggagtgctgcactgtcagtgggtcagtactgagggagagccgcactgtcagagggtcagtactgagggagtgctgcactgtcagagggtcaatactgagggagtactgtactgtcagagggtcagtactgagggagtgctgcactgtcagagggtcagtactgagggagtgccgcactgtcagagggtcagtactgagggagtgctgcactgtcagagggtcagtactgagggagtgctgcactgtcagagggtcagtactgagggagtgccgcactgtcagagggtcagtactgagggagtgccgcactgtcagagggtcagtactgagggagtgccgcactgtcagagggtcagtactgagagagtgccgctctgtcagagggtcagtactgagggagtgccgcactgtcagagggtcagtactgagggagtgccgcactgtcagagggtcagtactgagggagtgccgcactgtcagccgtccagtactgagggagtgccgcactgtcagagggtcagtactgagggagtgccgcactgtcagagggtcagtactgtgggagcgccgcactttcagagggtcagtactgagggagtgctgtactgtcagagggtcagtactgagggagtgctgcactgtcagagggtcagtactgagggagtgcagctctgtcagagggtcagtactgagggagtgctgcactgtcagagggtcagtactgagggagtgccgcactgtcagagggtcagtactgagggagtgccgcactgtcagagggtcagtactgagggagtgccgcactgtcagaaggtcagtactgagggagtgcagcactgtcagagggtcagtactgagggagcgccgcactgtcgcaccccccacccccaccccccgtcgcCCCCGGGGGGATGTTGCCACACTTGCTGTCCCTGCCCTGTTGCTGAGGGGCGGACTGAACATGGCGGAGGAGCCCGAATTGACGGGAGTTGTGTCTTTCTGATTGGCAGCCTGCCGCGTGGTCGGTTCCTCGGACAGCGATGGGGGAGGCTGCGGAGACCGCAATGGGAGCCAAGAGCTGCACATGCAAGAGGATTCGGCCGCATTCTGGTTCTCCCAGACAGGCAGTCAGGACAACATGGCTATCAGGGGCCTGGAGACACTTCTGAAGAAGAATGCGAcgttgaataaaatctggaattatgcCCAAAGCCGTTTTGAAGGTGATGTTCCACCGGGTCTTCGAAAGGAGCACATAATTGCGATATTTGTCTACACCAATAATGGGCCCTGGTACAAGGCCTTGAATGACGGGATTATGAAGTTTGGAAATATCGCCGAGTACAACTCCAAATTTAACCTCACCGGCTTCCACTATCTCTTAACCGTGGCCCTCCAGTCACTGGGGAAGAGCTCCGAGCAGTTACACGTCTACCGCGGGACACGGGTTCCCTGGTTCGGGAAACAGGGCCAGCTGATGAGATTCGGCAAATTTGCTTCCACGTCCCACAACAGGTCCGTGTCCGAGAGATTTGGGAACACGACGCTCTTCGAGCTGAACACAAGGTACGGCGTGGCCATCCAGAACTACTCCCTCAACGTGACGCACGAGGAGGTCTTAATCCCGCCCTACGAGAGGTTCGAGATTGTCGGGGCGAGAGGGACAAACCATGCGTGCACCTTCATCCTGCGCTCGAGGGGCTACCAGGGCGTTGAGGTGGGGCTGCAGTGGGACAGCTCAGGCCGTCTGAGCGTTTACCGCAAGACCTTTTCCTGGTGGGCCTGGCTACTGATCGCCGTGGCGATCGTGGTCGCTCTGTTGGGAGCAGGAGCCTGTCTCTATAAATGCTTCGGCCGTGATTAAACCCCCCGCGCCAGCCCCCAGGCTCCCTCGGCAGCCCCAAAACCCAACCCCCGTCCCCTGTACCACAAACccactgcctcaccctcaccaccaaCTTCTGGCCCATCAATATCACCTCATCAAAAGCCATCTCCTTCGCATGATCACTTAACAgaatcaaggggctgaatggggcctcttcctgtgcctgtgtaacaggctggagaaggggctgaatggggcctcctcctgttcctgtgtaacaggctggagaaggggctgaatggggcctcctcctgttcctgtgtaacgggctggagaaggggctgaatggggcctcctcctgttcctgtgtaacgggctggataaggggctgaatggggcctcctcctgttcctgtgtaacaggctggagaaggggctgaatggggcctcctcctgttcctgtgtaacaggctggagaaggggctgaatggggcctcctcctgttcctgtgtaacaggctggagaaggggctgaatggggcctcctcctgttcctgtgtaacaggctggagaaggggctgaatggggcctcctcccgttcctgtgtaacaggctggagaaggggctgaatggggcctcctcctgttcctgtgtaacagactagagaaggggctgaatggggccgccacctgttcctgtgtaacgggctggagaaggggctgaatggggcctcctcctgttcctgtgtaactggctggagaaggggctgaatggggcctcctcctgttcctgtgtaacaggctggagaaggggctgaatggggcctcctcctgttcctgtgtaacaggctggagaaggggctgaatggggcctcctcctgttcctgtgtaacgggctggagaaggggctgaatggggcctcctcctgttcctgtgtaacaggctggagaaggggctgaatggggcctcctcctgttcctgtgtaacagactagaGAAGGCGCTGAatggggccgcctcctgttcctgtgtaacgggctggagaaggggctgaatggggcctcctcctgttcctgtgtaacgggctggagaaggggctgaatggggcctcctgttcctgtgtaacaggctggggaaggggctgaatggggcctcctcctgttcctgtgtaacaggctggggaaggggctgaatggggcctcctcctgttcctgtgtaacgggctggagaaggggctgaatggggcctcctgttcctgtgtaacaggctggggaaggggctgaatggggcctcctcctgttcctgtgtaacaggctggggaaggggctgaatggggcctcctgttcctgtgtaacgggctggagaaggggctgaatggggcctcctcctgttcctgtgtaacaggctggagatggggctaaatggggcctcctcctgttcctgtgtaacgggctggagaaggggctgaatggggcctcctcctgttcctgtgtaacgggctggagaaggggctgaatggggcctcctcctgttcctgtgtaacaggctggagaaggggctgaatggggcctcctcctgttcctgtgtaacgggctggagaaggggctgaatggggcctcctcctgttcctgtgtaacgggctggagaaggggctgaatggggcctcctcctgttcctgtgtaacaggctggagatggggctaaatggggcctcctcctgttcctgtgtaacgggctggagaaggggctgaatggggcctcctcctgttcctgtgtaacgggctggagaaggggctgaatggggcctcctcctgttcctgtgtaacaggctggagaaggggctgaatggggcctcctcctgttcctgtgtaacgggctggagaaggggctgaatggggcctcctcccgttcctgtgtaacaggctggagaaggggctgaatggggcctcctcctgttcctgtgtaacaggctggagaaggggctgaatggggcctcctcctgttcctgtgtaacaggctggagaaggggctgaatggggcttcctcctgttcctgtgtaacgggctggagaaggggctgaatggggcctcctcctgttcctgtgtaacaggctggagaaggggctgaatggggcctcctcctgttcctgtgtaacagactagagaaggggctgaatggggccgcctcctgttcctgtgtaacgggctggagaaggggctgaatggggcctcctcctgttcctgtgtaacgggctggagaaggggctgaatggggcctcctgttcctgtgtaacaggctggggaaggggctgaatggggcctcctcctgttcctgtgtaacaggctggggaaggggctgaatggggcctcctcctgttcctgtgtaacgggctggagaaggggctgaatggggcctcctgttcctgtgtaacaggctggggaaggggctgaatggggcctcctcctgttcctgtgtaacaggctggggaaggggctgaatggggcctcctcctgttcctgtgtaacaggctggagaaggggctgaatggggcctcctcctgttcctgtgtaacaggctggggaaggggctgaatggggcctcctcctgttcctgtgtaacgggctggagaaggggctgaatggggcctcctcctgttcctgtgtaacgggctggagaaggggctgaatggggcctcctcctgttcctgtgtaacgggctggagaaggggctgaatggggcctcctcctgttcctgtgtaacaggctggagatggggctaaatggggcctcctcctgttcctgtgtaacgggctggagaaggggctgaatggggcctcctcctgttcctgtcaaacgtgctggagaaggggctgaatggggcctcctcctgttcctgtgtaacaggctggagaaggggctgaatggggcctcctgttcctgtgtaacaggctggggaaggggctgaatgggacctcctcctgttcctgtgtaacgggctggagaaggggctgaatgggacctcttcctgttcctgtgtaacgggctggagaaggggctgaatgggacctcctcctgttcctgtgtaacagactagagaaggggctgaatggggcctcctcctgttcctgtgtaatgggctggagaaggggctgaatgggacctcctcctgttcctgtgtaacagactagagaaggggctgaatggggcctcctcctgttcctgtgtaacgggctggagaaggggctgaatgggccctcctcctgttcctgtgtaacagactagagaaggggctgaatgggccctcctcctgttcctgtgtaacaggctggagaaggggctgaatggggcctcctcctgttcctgtgtaacaggctggagaagtgggtgaatggggcctcctcctgttcctgtgtaacaggctggagaaggggctgaatggggcctcctcctgttcctgtgtaacaggctggagaaggggctgaatggggcctcctcctgttcctgtgtaacgggctggagaaggggctgaatggggcctcctcctgttcctgtgtaacgggctggagaaggggctgaatggggcctcctcctgttcctgtgtaacgggctggagaaggggctgaatggggcctcctcctgttcctgtgtaacaggcgggagaaggggctgaatggggcctcctcctgttcctgtgtaacaagctggagaaggggctgaatggggcctcctcctgttcctgtgtaacaggctggagaaggggctgaatggggcctcctcctgttcctgagtaacgggctggagaaggggctgaatggggcctcctcctgttccagtgtaacaggctggagaaggggctgaatgggccctcctcctgttcctgtgtaacgggctggagaaggggctgaatggggccttctcctgttcctgtgtaacaggctggagaaggggctgaatggggtctcctcctgttcctgtgtaacaggctggagaaggggctgaatggggcctcctcctgttcctgtgtaacaggctggagaaggggctgaatggggcctcctcctgttcctgtgtaacgggctggagaagggctaTCAGCTGTCTGCCTTTTCTTGTATTTGAAACATGCAGATGAATGTGATGATATGATGCTTTCAATGTTGTATTAAAAATGATGGAAAACATTTTTTCCAAAATTCTTGCTGTACCCTTTTCACCCGAGCATTATTCCAATTAAAAACTTTCTTGAAAACGTGAAGTATCTGCCAGGACCATTGTAACTTATTGGGGTCTTTCTGTGCACAGTTTACATGTTGAACTATTAAAGTGGGCGGGCAGGCGGCGAACGCAGTTTAATGCGGAGAgtttgaagtgattaattttggtggggagaaggtggagagagaATTTACACTAAAGGGTCCAGATCTAAATGGGGTCGAGGGTcagagggacaggggggagggtgaacattaATCATTGATGGCGACGGgacagggtgagggagcggcgaatAAATCAAACAGCATCCTGGGATTTATTAACAGGGCCACAGAGAACAAGAACAAGGAGGTTTTGTTAAACGTTTCCAAAACACTGGGTCACTCCCGAGTGGAGAGATGCGTCCAGCTCTGGGACTTTCGGGAGGACGGGAAGGTTTCAGAGAGATTGTGGGAAAGATTCACGGGAATGGTTCCCGGGATGAGGGATATCAGTGAGGTGGAGAGATCGGGGACGCCGGGAATGTTGGCccggagcagagaaggttgagagggagATTCGGTCGAGGTTCCCACAATcacgagtgggggggcgggggggtctggGACCGAGTGTAGAGGGAGAATGCGTTCCCATTGTCGAAAGGCGGGATTGGAGGGCGAGAGGAAGAGGAAACATTTACAcagatacgggggggggggaggggggggggggggggattaattacATCAGTCTCTCATCGGGCCacaattaagccattcggcccatcgagtctgctccaccattcgctgAGATTGTGACAGATCTGCTGTGTTAATCCTCAACTcctctttcccgccttatccccgtgaCCCTCGACCCCCTCACTGATTAACAATCTCCCTCAGCCAGGAACATACTGAACGGCCCAGTATCTGCGGTGAAGagttccacactcactcccctccgagagaagatattcctcctcatctcggtgtgaaatgggcgacccctcgctctgagattctgccctctgctcccagactctcccacacggggaaacatcctctcagaatctcccctcactctgagattctgtcctctgctcccagactctcccacacggggaaacatcctctcagaatctcccctcacacagagattctgccctctgggcccagactctcccacacggggaaacatcctctcagaatctcccctcaccctgagattctgccctctgggcccagactctcccacacgggtaaacatcctctcagaatctcccctcactctgagattctgccctctggtcccagactctcgcacacggggaaacatcctctcagaatctcccctcactctgagatcctgccctctgctcccagactctcccacacggggaaacatcctctcagaatctcccctcactctgagattatgccctctgctcccagactctcccacacggggaaacatcctgtcagaatctcccctcacactgagattctgtcctctgggcccagactctcccacacggggaaacatcctctcagcatcgacactcactctgagattctgccctctgggcctagactctcccacacggggaaacatcctctcagaatctcccctcactgagattctgccctatgggcccagactctcctacacggggaaacatcctctcagaatctcccctcactctgagattctgtcctctgggcccagactctcccacacggggaaacatcctctcagaatctcccctcactctgagattctgtcctctgggcccagactctcccacacggggaaacatcctctcagcatcgacactcactctgagattctgtcctctgggcccagactctcccacacggggaaacatcctctcagaatctcccctcactctgagattctgccctctgggcccagactctcccacacggggaaacatcctctcagcatcgaccctcactgagattctgccctatgggcccagactctcctacacggggaaacatcctctcagaatctcccctcactctgagattctgtcctctgggcccagactctcccacacggggaaacatcctctcagaatctcccctcactctgagattctgccctctgggcccagactctcccacacggggaaacatcctctcagaatctcctctcactctgagattctgccctctgggcccagactctcccacacggggaaacatcctctcagaatctcccctcactctgagattctgtcctctgggcccagactctcccacacggggaaacatcctctcagaatctcccctcactctgagattctgccctctgggcccagactctcccacatggggaaacatcctctcagaatctcccctgactctgagattctgccctccgggcccagactctcccacacggggaaacatcctctcagaatctcccctcactcggaGATTCAGCCCTCtgggcctagactctcccacacggcgaaacatcctctcagaatctcccttcaCTCTGAGatactgtcctctgggcccagactctcccacacggggaaacatcctctcagaatctcccctcactctgagattctgccctctgctcccagactctcccgcaCAGGgagacatcctctcagaatctcccctcactctgagattctgccctctgggcccagactctcccacacggggaaacatcctctcagaatctcccctcactctgagattctgtcctctgctcccaggctctcccacacggggaaacatcatctcagaatctcccctcattctgagattctgccctctggtcccagactctcccacacggggaaacatcctctcagaatctcccctcactctgagattctgtcctctgggcccagactctcccacacggggaaacatcctctcagaatctcccctcactctgagattctgccctctgctcccagattctcccacacggggaaacatcctctcagaatctcccctcactctgagattctgtcctctggtcccagactctcccacacggggaaacatcctctcagaatctcccctcactctgagattctgtcctccgggcccagactctcccacacggggaaacatcctctcagaatctcccctgactctgagattctgccctctgggcccagactcacccacacggggaaacatcctctcagaatctcccctcactctgagattctgccctctgctcccagac
It contains:
- the LOC140410112 gene encoding erythroblast NAD(P)(+)--arginine ADP-ribosyltransferase-like, coding for MICLFVIELLVLSCRVVGSSDSDGGGCGDRNGSQELHMQEDSAAFWFSQTGSQDNMAIRGLETLLKKNATLNKIWNYAQSRFEGDVPPGLRKEHIIAIFVYTNNGPWYKALNDGIMKFGNIAEYNSKFNLTGFHYLLTVALQSLGKSSEQLHVYRGTRVPWFGKQGQLMRFGKFASTSHNRSVSERFGNTTLFELNTRYGVAIQNYSLNVTHEEVLIPPYERFEIVGARGTNHACTFILRSRGYQGVEVGLQWDSSGRLSVYRKTFSWWAWLLIAVAIVVALLGAGACLYKCFGRD